Within bacterium, the genomic segment AGATAGTCGAGCAGATGAGAATTCTGTTCTTCGGGTTCGGCCTCGCATTCGGCAAGGAATTTTCCGCCCTGACCGAGCTCGCGGGCGGAGAGGACAACACCCTGAAACTGTACCAGTCGTTCCGCGATCCGCACAGCGCGTTCGATGTTTCATCGAAACAGTACAATTTCATGTCGATTGGGCCTGTGTCGCCGCTGTCGTTTTCCGGTACGCCGCTGTTCCTGACAGCGTTCAATAATGTCATGGAATTCTTCAAGGTCAACAGGCTGGTGAAATAGGCTCCGGAGCATGTTTTAAGGATTTATTGCTCCGGTGGATAAATAATGACACGTGGATGTGATGTACATGCCGAATATGCCAGGCATGACAATACCGGCGATTATTAACGATACCGTGATTTTGTCTCCCGGGGATGAATCTCCGGGCCATTACCGAAAAGCGCCTACGGCGCGCTCTGACCGGTTGTGTTCCTGAGTCCCGGAGGGACTTTTCGACAATAGACCGGCATTTCAATGCCGGGCGGCTCAAAGTATGAAACCGTCAGATGTCACCTTTTAATCACCGGTGCAATAAATAGACAGACCTGTCAAGGTTCGATCGAAGTGAGATTTATATAACCTTGACAGCCACAAAACAAAATCGTTCATATCAGGGTGATTGAGAATCGCTATGCTCAATCACCGTTAATCAGATATCTTCAACCAGCAAAAGTGGAGATAATCAGAAAAAACAAATCCGTGTAAATCCGCCCGATCCGCGTAAATCCGTGTTCTATTATAATTCATGCATGGATCGGATTAACCACGTTTATCGAGCAGAAATTCCACGAATGATGCCACATGACCGATACATTACGGAGGATATACCTATGCGAATGAATTTCATGCGCTGCACGGCATGTGCAGCACTGCTTGTCCTTATATTCTGCGCCGCAGCTTTTGCGCAGGATAAATCGCCGGTCCGTATCGCATTCGACCGTAATTCAAAGCGTATCGACCTCATAACGGAACGCGAGCTTCCCGACTATACGCTTGCCGAGAGGGGAAGCATCCGGTTTTTTCTGGGGAGACTCGATCAGCCTGATGATTTCGTGAATTTCACCCATGACGGCGTCCGGAAGGCGAATATCAGCGATCTGGGCATGATGGAAAAGGTTCAGGCGCAGTTCGCCATCTGGAGGCTCAGGTACAAATCCGGAAGCAAGAACACCCCCCGTATACAGCACCTTGCAGTCTCATTCGTTCCGCTGTCCGTATCGACGAAAGAACCGGAACGCCGGGTATATGTCCTCCTCAACGATCTGGAGCTGATCGACTGGGGAAATAAATGATTCACGACAGAATAAGCCCGGATTATTCATATAGTTATATTTTTCTTATAATAGATCCTCCCTGCCTTGCGGCATCTTGCCTTTTTAAGGGTGGAGATGGGTCTGCTCCCCCTTTGTTTAATAAGGGGGAAACGGCGAAGCCGAGGGGGATCATGTTCAAGCATGGATAATATTTGTTATTATTGATATTACATCATAATTATCACTACCCTTTTTTGATTTTGCGAATAATCTGAATTCGATGGAATTGAACGATAAGGAGCATATAATGGGTGTTTCCAAACCATCGCGGAGGACGGTTCTCAAGACCGGACTGGCGGCGGTCGCGGCATCGGCGGGCACTGTCACGCAGGCTCACGCCGCTCCAAAACCGAAAGCCCCCGGGGAAACCAAGGTCGTGGTCATGATGGGCGATTACTGCCATAACCCGATATACCAGGAAACGAACGTCCGCGGCATATTTTCTTCCCACAAGGACTGGCGCCTCTGTTTCCCGCGGGGAAGCAGATTTTTCACCCCGGAGTTGCTCGGCGATGCCGACCTGCTCATTACCGCGCGGTACAGCGGGAGGGACCCGGTGCGGTGGACAGGCGAGGGTGTCGACGATACCATGACCGCGGGTGAGCCGCTCTGGACTGATGAACGCGCCCGGCTCGTGATAGATCATGTCAAAAACCGCGGCATGGGATTCATGGCCGTACACTGTACCATCTTTGCGGGAAGCACGGAGATCGAGGACCTGCTCGGGATAGAACCGGTACTTCACCAGGAAATCCAGCCGATAATCATCAGGGACCTTAACGGGGATCATCCGGTTACGCAGGGGATAAATCCGTTTTTTATTAACCTCGACGAGCAGTTCGATGTTATTATCAAGGACACCACGAAGACAACCGTCCTGTTCAGGTCGCTTGCCGTCCATGACAAACGGGACTCGGTCGGAGGATGGTGCCTCGAACAGGGAAACGGCAGAGTCGTCGGGCTGCTTCCGGGTGATACGCGCTGGCCTTACGAAGTCCCCGAGTACCGGGAGATTTTCTGGCGGGCCGCTCACTGGGCGCTCAAACGTGACATTCCTTCCCGTTCACGGGCGTGAGGGATGTGATACCAAGGTGCATTCTGAGAGTTACATTTCGACAAAAATAATGTACGATTTTCGAAGTACGATTTACGATTTATTGAAACATGTCAAGCCGAATACAGTCTGCATGGTTCTTATTTCATGGTAGTTATGGATTATTGCCATTCCAGGGGGATAGAATGAATTCAGGTAAACAACCGTCGCGGAGAACGGTTCTCAAAACGGGCATCGCTTCGATAGCGGCTTCCGCGGCTGCCGTCACGGTATCGTCCGCCGAGGTGCCGAAAAAAGCTCCCGGAGAAACGAAGGTCGTTGCGGTCATGGGCGATTACTGGCATCCCGCCGCTTCGCAGGAACGTCATGTCCGCCAGATATTCGCTTCTCTCAAGGGCTGGAAGATTTACTTCGTGCTGGCGAGCAGGTATCTCACGCCGGAGCTGCTCGGCGATGCCGACCTCCTTATAACCGCCCGGTACGGCGGTGGAGACGATCCGGCATGGACTCCCGATCCGGTTGTCGTTTCACGGCCTGCGGGGGATACGATATGGACAGAGGATCAGGCCAGGGCTATCTTCAATAATGTCAAAAACCGCGGCATGGGCTGGATGGCCGTCCACTGCACACTCTTTTCGGGAAGGACGGATGTGGAGGATTTTATCGGTATCGAGCCGGTACTGCATCAGGAAATTCAGCCGGTCATCGTCCGCGAGCTGAATCCCGATCATCCGGTCACGAGAGATATAAAGCCGTTCTTTTTCAATCTGGACGAGCAGTTCGATGCGATAATCAAGGATCCGTCCTCGACAACTGGCCTGTTCAGAACACTCGCTGTGCACGACAAACGCAACGCGCTCGGAGGGTGGTGTCTCGAACGCGGCAAAGGCAGGGTCATCGGGCTTTTACCCGGTCATTACCAGTGGACATACCGTGTTCCCGAATATCAGCACATATTCTTCCGGGCCGCGCACTGGGCGCTCAACCGTGATATTCCGCCGTTTACCGCCCCCGGAGCATGAACACCGTCACCACTTTTTGTTTTCAGGAGGATACGATGGCTTCAGATAACAATACGGAAAAGAAGGGCGTACTGAGCGCGGGACTTGCTGCGCTTGCTGCGGCTGCGGTTACACCGCAGGTACACGCGGCGCCGAAACCCAAAGCCCCGGGCGAAACCAAGATCGTCGCGGTCATGGCCCATGACACCAACCATAACGGTGTCACCCAGGAATATTATATGCGCACCATTTTCGAATCGAAAAAGGACTGGCGACTCATATTCGCCCGGGCGAGCAGCCTGTTTACCCCGGAGCTTATCGGCGACGCCGACCTCCTCGTCACCGCGCGCACCGGTATTGCCGATCCGATCGACCTGACCGCCGATCCGCTCGCCGATTCCATGCGGGAAGGCGCGCAGCTGTGGACCGATGAGAATGTGAAAGCGATCATAAACAACATCAGAAACCGCGGCATGGGATTCCTGGCGCTTCACTGCACCATCTATTCCCGAAACAGGGACATCACCGACCTGCTCGGTATCGAGCCGATCATGCACAACGAGGTCCAGCCGATATGGGTGCGTGATACGAATCAGGATCATCCCATCACGCAGGGTATCGGCAGATTTTTCATCAATCTCGATGAACAGTTCGCGGTGGTGATCAAATCGGAGTACTCGACCACGCTCTTCGAGACCACCGCCATGCACGACAAGCGGAACGCCGTGGGCGGCTGGTGCCTCGAAAACGGCAAGGGACGGATTGTGGGGCTGCTCCCCGGGCATACCGCCGACCCGTACAGGCTCCCCGAATACCAGGAAATCGTGTGGCGGGCGGCGCACTGGGCGATGAGACGGGATATTCCCCCCTATCCGAAAGCGGGGAAATCGATATAAGCAGTTCGAACTATTGCTCCGGCGAATAAATATCGATACTAATATTTAAAATAGATACCGAATCAAGTTCGGCATGATGTCTCCGATGTCACTGTCTAATCGCCGGAGCAATAACATGATTACCATGTTGTTAGTTGCATACTGTTTTCATGAAAAGAAATAATTACTGTTTTTAAACCGTTTTTTATCTGAAAATGCATCTTCAAGTTCACGGTGCTGAAGCCTCGGCCTGCTGCCGGGTATCGCTGTAACACCGTCATTCCCGAATCTTTAATCGGGAATCCATATGCAGTTGCATACATTTTTCATCCTTTGAAGTACTACCCATTGTCATGGAGGTTATTCGTAAAAACACTTTACCACAAAGACGCAAAGGCACAAATAAACATAATAAATTATTTATACTATTTTTAGTAACCATTAATCGTTCACATTTAAAAGCGGGGTGAAGAACTCCGCATGTCTGAATTT encodes:
- a CDS encoding ThuA domain-containing protein, whose amino-acid sequence is MGVSKPSRRTVLKTGLAAVAASAGTVTQAHAAPKPKAPGETKVVVMMGDYCHNPIYQETNVRGIFSSHKDWRLCFPRGSRFFTPELLGDADLLITARYSGRDPVRWTGEGVDDTMTAGEPLWTDERARLVIDHVKNRGMGFMAVHCTIFAGSTEIEDLLGIEPVLHQEIQPIIIRDLNGDHPVTQGINPFFINLDEQFDVIIKDTTKTTVLFRSLAVHDKRDSVGGWCLEQGNGRVVGLLPGDTRWPYEVPEYREIFWRAAHWALKRDIPSRSRA
- a CDS encoding ThuA domain-containing protein, giving the protein MNSGKQPSRRTVLKTGIASIAASAAAVTVSSAEVPKKAPGETKVVAVMGDYWHPAASQERHVRQIFASLKGWKIYFVLASRYLTPELLGDADLLITARYGGGDDPAWTPDPVVVSRPAGDTIWTEDQARAIFNNVKNRGMGWMAVHCTLFSGRTDVEDFIGIEPVLHQEIQPVIVRELNPDHPVTRDIKPFFFNLDEQFDAIIKDPSSTTGLFRTLAVHDKRNALGGWCLERGKGRVIGLLPGHYQWTYRVPEYQHIFFRAAHWALNRDIPPFTAPGA
- a CDS encoding ThuA domain-containing protein, whose amino-acid sequence is MASDNNTEKKGVLSAGLAALAAAAVTPQVHAAPKPKAPGETKIVAVMAHDTNHNGVTQEYYMRTIFESKKDWRLIFARASSLFTPELIGDADLLVTARTGIADPIDLTADPLADSMREGAQLWTDENVKAIINNIRNRGMGFLALHCTIYSRNRDITDLLGIEPIMHNEVQPIWVRDTNQDHPITQGIGRFFINLDEQFAVVIKSEYSTTLFETTAMHDKRNAVGGWCLENGKGRIVGLLPGHTADPYRLPEYQEIVWRAAHWAMRRDIPPYPKAGKSI